A genomic window from Passer domesticus isolate bPasDom1 chromosome Z, bPasDom1.hap1, whole genome shotgun sequence includes:
- the KATNAL2 gene encoding katanin p60 ATPase-containing subunit A-like 2 isoform X5, with protein sequence MERQTIYRASAVTAVSSQNVPRVKQQTVQRSASKTSPGNTGEPKSSTKDSPRQDSDGVDTLDQSDFGLSISGISKTGGDSSHPRKRQVVDCCKMIYDAVRLSRDGIPLNSLNCDPDPSERLLKPVSAFIGMTGEMRELAMVVSKDIYLHKPNVKWDDIIGLDAAKRLVKEAVVYPIKYPELFTGILSPWKGLLLYGPPGTGKTLLAKAVATECNTTFFNISASTIVSKWRGDSEKLVRVLFELARYHAPSTIFLDELESVMSQRGTAPGGEHEGSRRMKTELLVQMDGLARSDDLVFVLAASNLPWQMDLSGSIPLSHGEEHRLGSEQEKTAVLFPGNFKPWSGSHLLEPSGRCSWNDLVGAAVQQHFKWQNLKFDFKGPALKESSQSVLEQEWQLGCSLFNLLYLRVWNFLLDFLSCLVEMFLPQRKCFKKRLGKCLERCLRRVESLVKA encoded by the exons ATGGAGAGGCAGACAATTTACAGAGCTTCAGCAGT GACAGCAGTTTCTTCTCAGAATGTACCAAGAGTCAAACAACAGACAGTGCAACGATCAGCATCAAAAACTTCACCTGGGAATACAGGAGAACCTAAATCCTCCACCAAGGACAGCCCCAGACAG GATAGTGATGGTGTAGATACTCTGGATCAATCTGATTTTGGTTTAAGCATCTCAGGAATCAGCAAAACTGGAGGAGACAGCTCTCACCCAAGAAAG cGCCAAGTAGTTGACTGCTGCAAGATGATTTATGATGCTGTCAGGTTGTCACGAGATGGAATTCCCTTGAACAGCCTTAATTGTGATCCAGATCCATCA GAACGATTATTGAAACCTGTTAGTGCTTTTATTGGCATGACTGGTGAGATGAGGGAACTTGCAATGGTTGTAAGCAAA GACATTTATCTCCATAAGCCAAATGTGAAGTGGGATGATATCATAGGACTGGATGCAGCTAAAAGGCTGGTCAAGGAAGCAGTTGTTTACCCCATAAAG tatccaGAGCTGTTCACTGGCATTCTGTCCCCTTGGAAAGGATTATTGCTGTATGGACCACCAG GTACTGGAAAAACTTTGCTTGCTAAGGCTGTTGCCACAGAATGCAATACAACCTTTTTCAATATATCAGCATCCACCATTGTCAGCAAATGGAGGGGTGATTCAGAAAAACTTGTCCGG GTGTTGTTTGAGCTCGCCCGGTACCACGCTCCTTCCACGATTTTCCTGGATGAGCTGGAGTCAGTTATGAGTCAAAGAGGCACTGCTCCTGG TGGTGAACATGAAGGAAGTCGGCGGATGAAAACAGAATTACTGGTGCAGATGGATGGCTTGGCCCGATCTGATGATCTTGTATTTGTTTTAGCAGCTTCCAATCTGCCATG GCAAATGGACCTAAGTGGGTCCATTCCCCTCTCACATGGAGAAGAGCACAGGCTTGGGTCAGAACAGGAGAAGACAGCAGTCCTGTTTCCAGGGAACTTCAAGCCATGGTCTGGGAGTCATTTGTTGGAGCCCAGTGGGAGGTGTTCCTGGAATGACCTCGTGGGAGCAGCAGTTCAGCAGCATTTCAAGTGGCAAAACTTGAAATTTGACTTTAAG ggaCCTGCCCTGAAGGAAAGCAGTCAGTCTGTGTTGGAACAAGAGTGGCAGCTGGGGTGTTCACTTTTTAATCTTTTATACCTGAGAGTATGGAACTTCCTTTTGGACTTTCTCTCTTGTCTGGTGGAAATGTTCCTACCACAGAGAAAATGCTTTAAGAAGAGGCTGGGCAAATGTTTAGAAAGGTGTTTGAGACGGGTGGAAAGCCTGGTGAAAGCCTGA